Sequence from the Mixophyes fleayi isolate aMixFle1 chromosome 4, aMixFle1.hap1, whole genome shotgun sequence genome:
GGTATTGATTTCTTCCATTTGCCCTGAATTACTTCCATTGTTGActtgtgatccagccacagatgAAGGATTTTGCTCCCTGGTGGAGCCCAGAATCTGCCCGTGACCCTGGGCATTTAAATGGGCATGGGGATGATGAGGGATCCCATTGATAGGCACCATGCCAGCAGATGGCGGGGTTAGATGTTGTTCTCCATGCCTTGTCAACATGGCAGGGTGATGGGCTTCAAACCCATTGGGGGTAAGCATTTTTTCAGTAGGCATGGTGGCACTGGGGTGAGCGTAGTGAGGCAAGGATTGCTGGGCATTGTGGATGCTCCCAAGACCAGATCCGGAGAGGGGAGACAAGCTTTGTCCCATACCGGTTACATCCTTATGGTAGGGGGTGTAAAGATTGTTCATAGATGTCAAACCCCTGTCATCCCTCATGAAAGTAAAGCTGCCGCTGACATTGCCCGGTATCCGCTGGTGtgggtggtggtgatgatggtggtggtggtgatgtggGAATTTGTCCGATACCGTGGATATGGGTGGTAGGGGCTGGAGAGGGGTCAGCGTGGTGTAGGTGCTGCTCATACTCATGCCCGGTGGGGTATCACAAGCCATGGTCATGGTGGGATGGAGTGGCCCCGTTAAGGCATGGTCGGGGGgtctgtggtggtggtggtggtggtgatagtCTCCTCCGTCCAGTATGGATGCCATGCCCATGGATCTGGGATGAGCAGCCAGGTGATTGTTGCGATGGGTCACCGGTCCTCGGTGATGTGGGCTGCTGTTCATGAGATCAGCAGTGGACGATACCGGATCATGGCTCACCCCGTGCAGATCGCCAATATTGTCCATGGTCAGCTGAGCGTTCATGTTTATACGTGCAGGCTTGTGGACAACACATCTATCTGGCGTGCTGGTTAATCGTCCCAGGAATGCTTTACATTGAACTTCTTGTCTTCTTCACTTGTTGTTTTCATTagattcttttttattattattgttatttttcctAGCTTTAAGGCCCCTGTCCCTTTATCAGAGCATCAGCAGCAGTGATTGGAGTCTGCTCATTCCCCTCGCCATCTCTTGCCATGTCTCTCACTGTTCAATGTGTACAGTCACAGAGCTGCCCCTGCAGCTGCCGAGCAGCACGGAGCATGCGCAGTCGAGCGCAGTGTAAAGCTCACAGTTCCTTGTGACATCACTCCCACTTAATAAGGGAGCAAGGCTTCTATTTACCATACAAACGCCAGCTTCTCgcctgctccagctacagataGCAGGGCACAACAATTAAAGGAGAAAGCCTATCTCCTATAGCTTGGACAGACATTGAAGTCAGTCAGACATTGTATTAAAGAAATTCTGGAGAATACAGTTATATTGTAGACTATATTATTCATGTTTCTGGTCATTCCTACTTGTTATGAATCCTATTAACCATGTATATTTCAATGCATTGCTGACAGCAGAGGCTAGGTAGGGGTTAGAACATAAGCCTGAGAGCTGTAGAGACATGGTTAGGGATCTTGTGACCCTATaattgttgtagaactacaagtcccaacacgCGTTTAAACGGCAgtacatgctgatgcttgtagttccaaaacatctggagagccagATGTTTCTTCTGCATGTGAGTGTGATACTATCTCATTATTATACCACTCTTTTTACTATCAGTAATATAAAATGCAACAGTTTTGATTCtaaagatatatatgtatatcaattGAAAATGAACTGGTGAATGCATAAAATATAACGTTAATAGACTCACTCCCACTCTTCCCCGTACTTCCCCAGCATGTCAGACAGAGGCGAGTTTAGTGTTGTAATTACATTCCCAGGTTCCTCCCCTTTGGTGACTTTGCATTATGAGTGCGTGTGTGCCTGCTCAAAttgaattttaattttaacttccGGGTTTTCCTCCAGTCAACACATCAAGATAAAAGAACAGTGATTTCTGTTTAACCTGCCAATAATTTAGAATAGCTTGTTACCATTTTCCTCCTTGATCTGCTCCCCTAATCCATaaataaactgaaatgtatctaaTTAAGTGAAAGCAAAACTATACAagcctaaaagaaaaaaaaatctgttcttccATTCACTTTCTCCCAGATTGTATTACAGTCTAAACCACAACGTTGCGTTTCTCTACAGGAACAATATTACACATGTCTAC
This genomic interval carries:
- the ONECUT1 gene encoding hepatocyte nuclear factor 6, which translates into the protein MNAQLTMDNIGDLHGVSHDPVSSTADLMNSSPHHRGPVTHRNNHLAAHPRSMGMASILDGGDYHHHHHHHRPPDHALTGPLHPTMTMACDTPPGMSMSSTYTTLTPLQPLPPISTVSDKFPHHHHHHHHHHPHQRIPGNVSGSFTFMRDDRGLTSMNNLYTPYHKDVTGMGQSLSPLSGSGLGSIHNAQQSLPHYAHPSATMPTEKMLTPNGFEAHHPAMLTRHGEQHLTPPSAGMVPINGIPHHPHAHLNAQGHGQILGSTREQNPSSVAGSQVNNGSNSGQMEEINTKEVAQRITTELKRYSIPQAIFAQRVLCRSQGTLSDLLRNPKPWSKLKSGRETFRRMWKWLQEPEFQRMSALRLAALVPADPVFQHSGQLPADTLVKIGYPSQSTQSNHLSCKRKEQDHGKDRGNTPKKPRLVFTDVQRRTLHAIFKENKRPSKELQITISQQLGLELSTVSNFFMNARRRSLDKWQDDGSSGNTSSSSSTCTKA